From the genome of Rhizobium sp. NXC24, one region includes:
- a CDS encoding DUF3422 domain-containing protein — translation MLVGAEHPLRRELHQELHARPSLYFDGDTDVWHVAIVSENAAPPIPSELLELDDVAITGQGSHGIGKCGDGRLKWEAHTEFVTLTYVSPASIDQPTALPKPFYDCIRFVEGKVIAAVRVLVRDEKEAPRPKPGVDYVASKVGGGDAEVYSSFRLDDDGFVEFRVYNRNLNAYRTGRMVRRLLEIETYRMMALLGMPVARETVKQLSDFDRRLTVLIEHMQSEIKVDKALLSEVTKLSSDVLKLTAKAKQRFGATKAYAEIVASRMIELREERVEERQRICTFIDRRFQPAVRFVHATERRLSEVGERVSLAGDLLRTTVQVQLEDQNASLLSSMEERARVQVHIQQAVEGFSVIAITYYAISLTKVCLEAAGELGFDVHLAKAGLLFTVPVAVFAIWAGIRHVRKGIAAHSAS, via the coding sequence AACTCCATCAGGAACTCCACGCAAGACCTTCACTTTATTTCGATGGCGACACCGATGTCTGGCACGTCGCCATCGTTTCGGAGAACGCAGCTCCTCCCATCCCATCAGAACTGCTGGAGCTTGATGATGTTGCAATCACGGGCCAGGGAAGCCACGGCATAGGAAAATGTGGCGACGGACGGCTGAAATGGGAGGCGCATACCGAGTTTGTGACGTTGACCTACGTCTCACCGGCATCGATCGACCAGCCGACTGCATTGCCGAAGCCGTTTTACGACTGCATTCGCTTCGTAGAAGGCAAGGTGATCGCTGCCGTACGCGTCCTGGTGCGAGACGAAAAGGAGGCGCCGCGTCCAAAACCCGGAGTCGACTACGTCGCATCGAAAGTGGGCGGCGGCGACGCGGAGGTCTATTCGAGTTTCCGTCTCGATGACGACGGATTCGTCGAATTTCGCGTCTATAACCGCAACCTCAATGCCTACCGTACGGGTCGCATGGTGAGGCGGCTGCTGGAAATTGAAACCTACCGGATGATGGCGCTGCTCGGCATGCCGGTGGCGCGTGAGACGGTCAAACAACTTTCGGATTTTGACAGGCGCCTCACCGTTCTGATTGAGCACATGCAGAGCGAAATAAAGGTGGACAAGGCGCTCCTGTCGGAAGTGACGAAGCTATCTTCCGATGTCTTGAAGCTGACGGCAAAGGCAAAACAACGATTTGGAGCCACAAAGGCCTACGCCGAAATTGTCGCAAGCAGGATGATTGAGCTGCGCGAAGAACGAGTGGAGGAAAGACAACGTATCTGTACCTTCATCGATCGCCGCTTTCAGCCCGCCGTTCGCTTCGTCCATGCAACGGAGCGGCGTCTTTCCGAAGTGGGTGAGCGGGTCAGCCTTGCAGGCGACCTCTTGCGGACGACCGTCCAGGTGCAGCTTGAGGACCAGAACGCATCGCTCCTAAGCTCGATGGAAGAGCGTGCACGCGTGCAGGTTCACATTCAGCAGGCGGTCGAGGGCTTTTCGGTCATCGCGATCACCTACTACGCCATCAGCCTGACAAAGGTGTGCCTGGAGGCGGCTGGCGAACTTGGCTTCGACGTCCATCTGGCAAAGGCCGGCCTGCTGTTTACCGTTCCCGTGGCAGTTTTCGCGATCTGGGCGGGCATTCGGCATGTCCGAAAGGGCATCGCAGCGCATAGCGCATCGTAA